The Acidimicrobiales bacterium sequence GAGGCCGAGCCCTGCGAACAGGGCACCTCCTGCTGCCGTACACAAGCGGTTCTTCACGTAGTGGTTCTCCTTGTAGAAGGTTGCGTTCGCGACTGACTGACGCCTAGGGCGTGTCAGTGCGAGAACAGCGCCAGATCGCAGGCGCTGCCACCGATGCCGATGCCGGCGCCGCCGCCACCGTTGCCGTTGCACACGACTTCGAGGGGGGTGGCCCAGGTCAGGGCGCCCGAGTTGCCAGCGGCGAGGCCGTCACCGTCGGCGCTGGAAGCGGCCTGCTGCGGGCCGGTGGTGGGGCCGAAGGACTGGCCGCTGCTGGCGACGCTCACGTCGCACAGCGACAGGCCGCCGCCGCCACCGAAGATGCCGATGCCGTTGGCGTTGCAGCCGATCTCGACGGGGATCGCCACGGCGGCGGCACCCGAGTTGCCCGAGAGGACGCCGTCGCCCGAGGCCGACGAGGCCGAGGACTGCGGGCCGGTGCTGGGAGCGCCGGCGCTGGCGGGGCTGACCCCGAGGAACAGGATTCCGAGACCGGCCATGACACCTGCAGCTGCGAACTTGCGGAGCTTCATCGCGTGTTTCTCCTTGGGTTTGGTTTGTTTCAGGGACGTCTGACCCACCCCCGGGGAGCGGGGACGGTCAGACAGCGGGGACGGCGCGACACACAGGAGGTGTGGGTGCGCCGCCGCGCACAGGCCCGCCGGGTGACGGCACGACGACCACGCCCGCAGCCGCCGCGCGCACCGGGGTCCGGGGCGGGGGCTCGGGGGTCGCCGGTCACGCCGGCGGGTACGAGCTGATTAGTCGGGCGTGACCGCGGGGCGGGACCCGGCGTTGACCGAGGCCCCGACCACCTTGGGCACCAGCAGTGCCCGCATGTCCGAGGCGGCGGCCCGCACGTGGGCCACTGCGTCGGCCATGTCGCCCTGGGCCCGGTCGGGGACGTCACGGCCACCGGGGCCCGACGTGCCCGGCACGGAGGCCGGAGCGCCCGACGCCAGCGGCAGGTGGGACACCGGCCGCGGGTCGGGGAGATCTTGGGTGTCGCCGGAGGCCGGAGTCGGGCCGGGCGCCGGGAGCGGCGCGGCGACTTCGGTCGACCGGGTGGACGTCGCCTGCCGGGCCGCGGGGGCCGTCTGCTCGACGACCGGAGCGGCGGGCCCGCCGACGGGAGCCGCCGGGGTGGTGGGCGCGACCGGAGCGTCGACTTCGGCGGCGACGTCCGAGTAGGTGAGGTCCGGGTCGGAGGTCTCGGGGAGGAGGTCCTCGACGACCGCCTGGTACACCGGCGTCGTCACCGCCTGGACCACGGGGGTGACGATCGGCGTCACGACCGAGTCGACGATCGGATCGAGCACCGGAGCGACGGCCTGGGTGAGGGTCGCGTCGACCGCCTGGTCGACGGTCGTCCGGGCGGTGGCGAGCACGTCGGGCAGCGCCGGCGCGCCCGGCACCGTGGGAGCGACGGGGGCCGAGGGCGTCACCGGAGCGACGACGGCCTCGATGGCTTCCACGAGGTCGACGTCGGCGGGAGCCGCGGCGTCGTCGGCGACGGCGGCGACCTCCGGGGCGGCGACGTCCGCGGCGTCTACGGTCTCGACGGTTTCGGTGTCCGCGGCCTCGTCGGCCGACGCCGTGGAGGTCCAGAACCACCACGTGACCGCGGCGACGACCCCGAACACGACGGCGCGGGTGATCGCCGCGTTGCGGCGATCGGCAGCGTCTGTGGAGCGGAGGTCGGCCGTCATGAGCACGCAGAGTGTTCCCTCTGCCACCCAACGAGTCAAGCATTTCGCCCGGCCACCCTGGTCAGTGCACGAAGCCCACGGCTACGGCACCGTCGATGGGCTGGCCGACGTCGCGCCGGCACGAGACGGGAGGACCGCCGCTGTGGGGGCCTGCTGGCCCCCACGGCCGACGACAGGTCCTAGGTGCTCCTCCACCCGCTACAGCCCTTGGCCTCCTCGCAGACCCGGAGGCGGGTGACCGGGTGCGCCCAGTCGGTCGCCCACCGCTCATCTTTGTTGCAGCCTCTGGCATGGAGGGTGCGCATCCCGGTGACGCCCTGGCGGTAGTACTCGGCGCGAACGCTGTGGTTGTCGCACTCCATGTCCCTCACGACCGCGGTGTGGTGGCTGTTGACGACCGTCGCGAAGTCGCAGTTGTCCATGACCCTGCAGAGGTTCAAGCTCGTGCCGTGGAACACGACGTGGTTCAGGCGGCTGTCATGGGCCGACGCGGGTGCGGTGGACATGATCGTGGCGCCCAGCACGACTGCGGCCACGACCCCCAGCCGCCTGACGGAACTGATCCTCGGCTTCGGCATCCTTCGAGCTCTCCTTCGTCTGTCGGACGGTTCTTTCGAGTCCCTGAACGTTCCGGGGCCTCCCTATGAGCGCGTGACGCCGGTGTGCCTCCTCGGCGGCACGGGCCGGGGTGACCGCACCCGGTGGGTGGTCGATCGCGTCCTAGGGTGAAACGGGTGGGACGGGACCTGGGGTCGACGGTCGAGCTGTTCGTCGGGCGCGCCCACGAGCTCGGGCTGGTCGAGGCGGCCGGCGCGACGGCGCTGCTGGGTCGGGGATCGCTGGTGGTCGTGTCGGGTGAGGCCGGCATCGGCAAGACCCGGTTCTGCGAGGAGGTCGCCGGCCGCGCCCAGCAGGCCGGCCTGCGGGTCGTGACCGCTCGCTGCTGGGTCGACGGTGGTGCCCCGCCGCTGTGGCCGTGGCATCCGATCCTGGCCGAGCTGTGCGGTGATGGTGCCGCCGACCTGTTGGCGCCCGCCGTGGGCCTCGGGACCGTCGATCCTGATCGGTTCGCCCGGTTCACCGCTGTCGCCGACCGGCTCGGCACGGCGTGCGCGCAGGAGCCGACGTGCCTGATCATCGACGACGTCCACGCGGCGGATGCCGGGACCTTGCTGCTGATCCGGTTCGTGGCCCGCGAGTTGAGGCGTCTCCCCCTGGTGCTGCTCCTCAGCCGGCGGCGAGGCGAGCCGGCTGACGACCGAACCGAGGCGCGGCTGCTGGACGAGGTCGACGTCGAAGCCACCGGTGTGACGTTGCGCCACTTCGATCCCCACGAGGCGGCGGCGTTCCTCGTCGGGCACGGCTTCGGCGACCTCGACGACGAGCTGATGGCGACCGTGGTCCGGGTGACGGGCGGCAACCCCCTGTTCCTGCGGCGGGTCGCGGCGCTGGGGCCTCCCGAGCCGGGCCGGGCGCTGCCGAGCGGCGTGCGCGTCGCCATCGATCAGGCGTTGGGCCGGCTGAGTCCGGGCGCCCAGCGAGTGCTGGGCGGTGGTGCCGTGCTGGGCCTCGTGGCGTCGGTAGCCGAGACGGCCGCCGTCGCCGGCAGCGATCCCGTCCACGTGCTCGACGCTGTGGCCGACGCGACCACCGCCGGCCTCGTGACCGCGGAGGGGCCGGATCGCTTCGCCTTCAGCCACGAGCTCGTGCGATCGGCGATCGAGGACCGGCTCGGTGCCGCCGGTCGCCTGGACGCTCATGCCCGCGCCGCCCGGGTCGTCGCGTCGGACGAGCCGGCAGTGCCGCCGGACCGGCTGGCCCGCCGTGCCCACCATGCCCTCGCGGCCGCGCCCCGATCGCCGGCGGACGCCCGGGTGGCGGCATCCGCCTGCCGGGCCGCGGCCGAGGCGATGGTGCGCAGCTTCGCGTACGAGCAGGCCGAGACGTTGCTGTCCGCTGCGGTCGCCCAGCACGAGACGTCGGCTCTGGGGCCACCGTCGGGGGAGCTGACGGTCGCCTGGGCCCAGGCCGCACTGCGGTGCGGGCGCATGACCGAGGCACGGGCCCGCTTCGACCGGGCCGCGGCCATCGCCCAACGCCAGGGCGACCCGGTCCTCCTGGCCGAAGCGGCGCTGGGGTTGGGCGGCCACTGGGTCAACGAGCATCGGGCGCCGGTCGAGCGGGCCCGCGTGCTGGGGTTGCAGCGCGCCGCGCTCGCGGACCTTCCCGAAGCGCAGGAGGCGCTGCGTTGCCGGCTGACCAGTCGGCTGGCGGCGGAGGAGGTCTTCGACGGTGGGCCGGTCGGGCCCGTGCTCGCCGCGCTCGACGCCGCCCGCCGCTACGGCGACCCGGCGGCGTTGGCCGAGGTGCTTTCGCTCAGCCACCACGCCCTCTTCAGCCCCACCCACACCTGGTCCCGGCTGGCACTGGCCGAAGAGCTGGTGCGCGTCGCCTCCGAGGCCGGCGACGGCGTGCTGGCCTTGATGGGGCTGTGCTGGCGAGCCGTCGACCTGTTCCACCTCGGCGACCCCCGGGCTCCACGGGCCCTGGAGGACCTCCGCGAGCGGGCGACCGCCCTGGCCTGCCAGAACGTCCTGTACATCGTGGCCGTGATCGACGTGATGCTGCTCGTCAGGGCAGGTCGGCTCGACGACGCGGAGTCCGCCGCCGGCTGCTGCTACGAGCTGGGCGAGGACGTGGGCGAGGTCGACACGCTCGGCTACCTGAGCACCCAGCTGCTGGGCATCCGCTGGTGCCAGGGCCGCGAGGTCGAACTGCTGGAGGCCGCCGAGGACGTGGCGGTGTCACCCACCCTGATCCGGGCCGAGTTCGCCCTCCGGGCCTCGGCCATCGCCATCGCCGCCCGGGCCGGCCAGCTGGAGCGGGCACAGGCCTCCCTCGACATCCTCACGGCCGGCGGGCTGGAGACGCTGCCCACGTCCAGCACCTGGACAGCCGGCATGGCCGCGATCGTCGAGGCTGCCGAGCTACTGGCCGACCGGACAGTCGCCCGCCAGGCCTACGACCTGCTCGCACCCTCCGCCGGCTTGCCGGTCATCGCCTCCCTCGGGGTCCTGTGCCTCGGTTCGACCGAGCGGCTGCTGGGCACCGCGGCGCTGACCTTCGGCGACGACGACCGCGCCGTCGACCACTTCGAGAGGGCTCTCGTCGCCAACCGCCGGCTCGGCAACCGACCGCTCGTCGCCATCACCCGGGCCGACTTGGCGAGGGCGCTCCGACGCCGGGGCCACCCCGACGATCGCGCCCGGATCGTCGACCTCCTCGAGCGGGTGGCCCGCGACGCCACGAGGATGGGCATGACGGCTCGTGCCCAGGCATGCGAGGCGGAGCTCTCGACCCTCCGGACGGCGGACGAGCCGGGCATCGGGCCCAAGGGGAACGGCCGACGCCGGGACGTCGCCATCCGCAGGGGCAGCCTCCGCCGGGACGGCTCGCGCTGGATCGTGGAGCTCGCCGATCGCCGGGTGCGCGTCGGCGACCTCGTCGGGATGACGTACCTCGCCGAGCTCCTCACCCAACCCGGCGAGCCGATCCCCGCCCTCGCGCTCGCCAGCTACGGCGTGGTCCAGCCCCCGCCGACCCGGCACGAGCTCATCGACGACGAGGCCCGCGCCAACTACGCGGCCCGGGCCCGCGAGCTCACCCGCGACCTCGCCGACGCCGAGGCCGACAACGACATCGGCCGAGCCGAGAAGCTCCGCGACGAGATCGATGCCCTCGTCGACGAGCTCGAGGTCACGGCCGGCCTGAACCATCACGCCCGCACCTTCACCGACAACAGCGAGCGGGCCCGCACCGCCGTCCGCAAGGCCATCAAGCGCGCCATCGACACCATCGACGACGCCGACGCCACCATCGCCGACGCCCTGCGCGCCACCGTCGTGACCGGCACCGAGTGCGTCTACACGCCCGACCCCCGCGCCCCCGTCACCTGGTCGACGCACGCGCCCGCCACCGGCGACCGCTGAGCCCACCACCCTCACACGGCTCTCACCGCACCATCACACGGTGGGCCTAGCGTCGCCCGGGTGCCGGGTGTCTCACGTGTCGCCGCGATCGGGGTCGCTCTCGCTCTCGCCGCGATGGGGCTGGTGGGGTGCAGCGCCGAGGTGACG is a genomic window containing:
- a CDS encoding AAA family ATPase, which gives rise to MGRDLGSTVELFVGRAHELGLVEAAGATALLGRGSLVVVSGEAGIGKTRFCEEVAGRAQQAGLRVVTARCWVDGGAPPLWPWHPILAELCGDGAADLLAPAVGLGTVDPDRFARFTAVADRLGTACAQEPTCLIIDDVHAADAGTLLLIRFVARELRRLPLVLLLSRRRGEPADDRTEARLLDEVDVEATGVTLRHFDPHEAAAFLVGHGFGDLDDELMATVVRVTGGNPLFLRRVAALGPPEPGRALPSGVRVAIDQALGRLSPGAQRVLGGGAVLGLVASVAETAAVAGSDPVHVLDAVADATTAGLVTAEGPDRFAFSHELVRSAIEDRLGAAGRLDAHARAARVVASDEPAVPPDRLARRAHHALAAAPRSPADARVAASACRAAAEAMVRSFAYEQAETLLSAAVAQHETSALGPPSGELTVAWAQAALRCGRMTEARARFDRAAAIAQRQGDPVLLAEAALGLGGHWVNEHRAPVERARVLGLQRAALADLPEAQEALRCRLTSRLAAEEVFDGGPVGPVLAALDAARRYGDPAALAEVLSLSHHALFSPTHTWSRLALAEELVRVASEAGDGVLALMGLCWRAVDLFHLGDPRAPRALEDLRERATALACQNVLYIVAVIDVMLLVRAGRLDDAESAAGCCYELGEDVGEVDTLGYLSTQLLGIRWCQGREVELLEAAEDVAVSPTLIRAEFALRASAIAIAARAGQLERAQASLDILTAGGLETLPTSSTWTAGMAAIVEAAELLADRTVARQAYDLLAPSAGLPVIASLGVLCLGSTERLLGTAALTFGDDDRAVDHFERALVANRRLGNRPLVAITRADLARALRRRGHPDDRARIVDLLERVARDATRMGMTARAQACEAELSTLRTADEPGIGPKGNGRRRDVAIRRGSLRRDGSRWIVELADRRVRVGDLVGMTYLAELLTQPGEPIPALALASYGVVQPPPTRHELIDDEARANYAARARELTRDLADAEADNDIGRAEKLRDEIDALVDELEVTAGLNHHARTFTDNSERARTAVRKAIKRAIDTIDDADATIADALRATVVTGTECVYTPDPRAPVTWSTHAPATGDR